In one Pseudomonas hydrolytica genomic region, the following are encoded:
- the mexE gene encoding multidrug efflux RND transporter periplasmic adaptor subunit MexE → MEQLHKNIWIFPLALAGLVLLSGCEQAPQAQNQMPAAKVSVAEVIEQPVNEWDEFTGRLEAPQSVEIRPRVSGYIDRVAFSEGSLVKKGDLLFQIDPRPFQAEVKRLEAQLQQARANQARAANEARRGERLRQSNAISAELADARASAATEAQAQVAAIQAELDNARLNLGFTRITSPIDGRVSRAEITEGNLVGAGESLLTSVVSTDKVYAYFDADERAFLKYVELARQSGADARGASPVYLGLSDEAGHPHLGQLDFLDNQVNPRTGTIRGRAVFDNQDGRFTPGLYARLKLVGSKPYAATLIKDEAVGTDLGKKYVLVLGEDNAVAYRSIELGPKLEGLRIVRSGLSKGEKIVVNGLQRAMPGSIVDPQPVSMADDSTLEQLARMRQAVDGSQAPRIAAEKIEARSPRG, encoded by the coding sequence ATGGAACAGCTACACAAGAACATCTGGATATTTCCCCTCGCCCTCGCCGGCCTGGTCCTGCTGAGCGGCTGTGAACAGGCGCCGCAGGCGCAAAACCAGATGCCCGCGGCCAAGGTCAGCGTGGCCGAAGTGATCGAACAGCCGGTCAACGAATGGGATGAGTTCACCGGGCGTCTCGAAGCGCCGCAATCGGTCGAGATTCGCCCGCGCGTCTCCGGTTACATCGACCGCGTCGCCTTCAGCGAAGGCAGCCTGGTGAAGAAAGGCGACCTGTTGTTCCAGATCGATCCGCGTCCGTTCCAGGCCGAGGTCAAGCGCCTCGAAGCCCAGCTGCAGCAGGCCCGTGCCAACCAGGCGCGCGCCGCCAACGAAGCCCGCCGCGGCGAACGCCTGCGCCAGAGCAACGCCATCTCCGCGGAACTCGCCGATGCCCGCGCCAGCGCCGCCACCGAGGCCCAGGCGCAGGTCGCGGCGATCCAGGCGGAACTGGACAACGCCCGCCTCAACCTCGGTTTCACCCGCATCACCTCGCCCATCGACGGTCGCGTCAGCCGCGCCGAAATCACCGAAGGCAACCTGGTCGGCGCCGGCGAAAGCCTGCTGACCTCGGTGGTCTCCACCGACAAGGTCTACGCCTACTTCGACGCCGACGAGCGCGCCTTCCTCAAGTACGTCGAGCTGGCCCGCCAGTCCGGCGCCGACGCCCGCGGCGCCAGCCCGGTGTACCTGGGCCTGTCCGATGAAGCCGGCCACCCGCACCTGGGTCAGCTGGACTTTCTCGACAACCAGGTCAACCCGCGTACCGGCACCATTCGTGGTCGCGCCGTGTTCGATAATCAGGACGGCCGCTTCACCCCCGGTCTGTACGCCCGCCTCAAGCTGGTGGGCAGCAAGCCCTACGCCGCCACCCTGATCAAGGACGAGGCGGTCGGCACCGATCTGGGCAAGAAGTACGTGCTGGTGCTGGGCGAGGACAATGCCGTGGCCTATCGCTCCATCGAACTGGGGCCGAAGCTCGAAGGCCTGCGCATCGTGCGTAGCGGCCTGAGCAAAGGCGAGAAGATCGTGGTCAACGGCCTGCAGCGCGCCATGCCCGGCTCCATCGTCGACCCGCAGCCGGTATCCATGGCCGATGACAGCACCCTCGAACAGCTGGCCCGCATGCGCCAGGCCGTCGATGGCAGCCAGGCCCCGCGCATCGCCGCCGAAAAAATCGAAGCTCGCTCGCCGCGCGGCTGA
- a CDS encoding efflux RND transporter permease subunit — MNFSQFFIQRPIFAAVLSLLILIGGAISLFQLPISEYPEVVPPTVVVRADFPGANPKVIGETVASPLEQAIVGVEGMLYMSSQSTIDGRLTLTVTFALGTDLDNAQVQVQNRVTRTMPTLPTEVQRLGVTVDKASPDLTMVVHLTSPDQRYDMLYLSNYAALNVKDELARLDGVGDVQLFGMGNYSLRVWLDPNKVASRGLTATDVVTAIREQNRQVAAGALGAPPSDAGNSFQLSINAQGRLVSEEEFENIIIRVGDNGEITRLRDIARVELGSNQYALRSLLNNQPAVAIPVFQRPGSNAIEISDSVRERMAELKKSFPQGMDYEVVYDPTIFVRGSIEAVVHTLLEAVVLVVLVVVLFLQTWRASIIPLAAVPVSLIGTFAVMHMFGFSLNALSLFGLVLAIGIVVDDAIVVVENVERNIALGKSPVEATRQAMKEVTGPIVATALVLCAVFVPTAFISGLSGQFYQQFALTIAISTVISAINSLTLSPALAAILLKDHHAPKDGFSRLLDRLFAGWLFTPFNRMFERASNRYVGTVRRVLRGSSIAMLVYGGLLVLGYLGFSSTPTGFVPQQDKQYLVAFAQLPDAATLDRTEVVIKRMSEIASKHPGVENTVAFPGLSINGFTNSPNSGIVFVTLKDFGLRKDESLSAGAIAAELNGQFGVIQEAYLAIFPPPPVQGLGTIGGFRLQIQDRGNLGYDELYVQTQNILNKARQLPELNPMSVFTSYQVNVPQVDAAIDREKAKTHGVAISDIFDTLQVYLGSLYANDFNRFGRTYQVNVQADQQFRLEPEQIGQLKVRNNRGEMVPLSTFVKVDDSAGPDRVMHYNGFLTAEINGAAAPGYSSGQAEAAIAKLLNEELPIGMTFEWTDLTYQQILAGNTAIFIFPLCVLLAFLVLAAQYESWSLPLAVILIVPIVLFTAITGVIIAGLDNNIFTQIGLIVLVGLACKNAILIVEFAKEKQEEGLDRVAAVLEACRLRLRPILMTSIAFIMAVVPLVLSSGAGAEMRHAMGVAVFSGMIGVTFFGLLLTPVFYVLIRGFVEKREARKVARLQESHA, encoded by the coding sequence ATGAATTTCTCGCAATTCTTCATCCAGCGGCCGATCTTCGCCGCGGTGCTGTCGCTGCTGATCCTGATCGGCGGCGCCATCTCGCTGTTCCAGCTGCCGATCAGCGAATACCCGGAAGTGGTGCCGCCCACCGTGGTGGTGCGTGCCGATTTCCCCGGTGCCAACCCCAAGGTGATCGGTGAAACCGTCGCCTCGCCGCTGGAGCAGGCCATCGTCGGCGTCGAGGGCATGCTCTACATGTCGTCGCAGTCGACCATCGACGGCCGCCTGACGCTGACCGTGACCTTCGCCCTCGGCACCGATCTGGACAACGCCCAGGTGCAGGTGCAGAACCGCGTCACCCGCACCATGCCGACCCTGCCCACCGAAGTGCAGCGTCTCGGCGTGACCGTGGACAAGGCCTCCCCGGACCTGACCATGGTGGTGCACCTGACCTCGCCGGATCAGCGCTACGACATGCTCTACCTGTCCAACTACGCCGCGCTCAACGTCAAGGACGAGCTGGCGCGCCTGGACGGCGTCGGCGACGTGCAGCTGTTCGGCATGGGCAACTACTCGCTGCGCGTGTGGCTCGACCCGAACAAGGTAGCTTCGCGTGGACTCACCGCCACCGACGTGGTCACCGCCATCCGCGAGCAGAACCGCCAGGTCGCCGCCGGTGCCCTCGGCGCACCGCCTTCCGATGCCGGCAACAGCTTCCAGCTGTCGATCAACGCTCAGGGCCGCCTGGTCTCCGAGGAAGAGTTCGAGAACATCATCATCCGCGTTGGCGACAACGGCGAAATCACCCGTCTGCGCGACATTGCCCGCGTCGAGCTGGGCTCCAACCAGTACGCCCTGCGCTCGCTGCTGAACAACCAGCCGGCCGTGGCCATCCCGGTATTCCAGCGCCCCGGCTCCAACGCCATCGAGATTTCCGACTCGGTGCGCGAGCGCATGGCCGAACTGAAGAAGTCCTTCCCGCAAGGCATGGACTACGAAGTGGTGTATGACCCGACCATCTTCGTGCGCGGCTCCATCGAGGCGGTGGTGCACACCCTGCTCGAAGCCGTGGTGCTGGTGGTGCTGGTGGTCGTGCTGTTCCTGCAGACCTGGCGCGCCTCGATCATCCCCCTGGCTGCCGTGCCGGTATCGCTAATCGGCACCTTCGCGGTCATGCACATGTTCGGCTTCTCGCTCAACGCCCTGTCGCTGTTCGGCCTGGTGCTGGCCATCGGTATCGTGGTGGACGACGCCATCGTCGTGGTGGAGAACGTCGAGCGCAACATCGCCCTGGGCAAATCCCCGGTCGAGGCCACCCGCCAGGCCATGAAGGAGGTGACCGGCCCCATCGTCGCCACCGCTCTGGTGCTGTGCGCCGTGTTCGTGCCGACGGCCTTCATCTCCGGTCTCTCGGGCCAGTTCTATCAGCAGTTCGCCCTGACCATCGCCATTTCCACGGTGATCTCGGCGATCAACTCGCTGACCCTGTCGCCAGCCCTCGCCGCCATCCTGCTCAAGGACCATCACGCACCGAAGGATGGATTCTCGCGCCTGCTCGACAGGCTGTTCGCCGGCTGGCTGTTCACCCCGTTCAACCGCATGTTCGAGCGCGCCAGCAACCGCTACGTCGGCACCGTGCGCCGCGTGCTGCGTGGCAGCAGCATCGCCATGCTGGTCTACGGCGGCCTGCTGGTGCTCGGCTACCTGGGCTTCTCCAGCACCCCGACCGGCTTCGTGCCGCAGCAGGACAAGCAGTACCTGGTGGCCTTCGCCCAGTTGCCGGACGCAGCGACGCTCGACCGTACCGAAGTGGTGATCAAGCGCATGAGCGAAATCGCCAGCAAGCATCCGGGCGTGGAAAACACCGTGGCCTTCCCCGGTCTGTCGATCAACGGCTTCACCAACAGCCCGAACAGCGGCATCGTTTTCGTCACGCTCAAGGACTTCGGCCTGCGCAAGGACGAGAGCCTGTCTGCCGGCGCCATTGCCGCCGAGCTCAACGGCCAGTTCGGTGTGATTCAGGAGGCTTACCTCGCCATCTTCCCGCCGCCGCCGGTACAGGGCCTGGGCACCATCGGTGGCTTCCGCCTGCAGATTCAGGACCGTGGCAACCTGGGCTATGACGAGCTGTACGTGCAGACCCAGAACATCCTCAACAAGGCCCGCCAGTTGCCGGAGCTGAACCCGATGTCGGTGTTCACCAGCTACCAGGTCAACGTGCCGCAGGTCGATGCCGCCATCGACCGCGAAAAGGCCAAGACCCATGGTGTGGCCATCAGCGACATCTTCGACACCCTGCAGGTGTACCTGGGCTCGCTGTACGCCAACGACTTCAACCGCTTCGGCCGCACCTACCAGGTCAACGTCCAGGCCGATCAGCAATTCCGTCTGGAACCGGAGCAGATCGGTCAGCTCAAGGTGCGCAACAACCGTGGCGAGATGGTGCCGCTGTCGACCTTCGTCAAGGTCGATGACAGCGCAGGTCCCGATCGGGTGATGCACTACAACGGCTTCCTCACCGCCGAGATCAACGGTGCCGCCGCGCCGGGCTACAGCTCGGGCCAGGCCGAGGCGGCCATCGCCAAGCTGCTCAATGAGGAACTGCCGATCGGCATGACCTTCGAGTGGACCGATCTGACCTACCAGCAGATCCTCGCCGGCAATACCGCGATCTTCATCTTCCCGCTCTGCGTGCTGCTGGCCTTCCTCGTGCTGGCCGCCCAGTACGAAAGCTGGAGCCTGCCGCTGGCGGTGATCCTGATCGTGCCCATCGTGCTCTTCACCGCCATCACCGGGGTGATCATTGCCGGGCTCGACAACAACATCTTTACCCAGATCGGCCTGATCGTGCTGGTGGGCCTGGCCTGCAAGAACGCCATCCTGATCGTCGAGTTCGCCAAGGAGAAACAGGAAGAGGGTCTCGACCGCGTCGCAGCGGTGCTGGAAGCCTGCCGCCTGCGTCTGCGCCCGATCCTGATGACATCCATCGCCTTCATCATGGCCGTGGTGCCGCTGGTGCTGTCCAGCGGTGCGGGCGCCGAGATGCGCCATGCCATGGGCGTGGCGGTGTTCTCCGGGATGATCGGCGTGACCTTCTTCGGCCTGCTGCTGACTCCGGTGTTCTATGTCCTGATCCGCGGCTTCGTCGAAAAACGCGAAGCGCGCAAAGTCGCCCGTCTGCAGGAGTCGCATGCATGA
- a CDS encoding efflux transporter outer membrane subunit, which yields MKAFAPALLALALSACAVGPDYRAPVTDPARIAALEAADYDRSRFEAAWWQQFDDPTLNQLVQRSLQDNRELRVAFNRLRAARAIRDDVANDRLPTVTSRASGEFGKAQQPPVSEERIRQERYDLGLDMAWELDLFGRIQRQLEASEARIEVAEADYYQLQVSLIAELVDAYGTLRGAQLRESIARENLKNQQDSRGITEQLRDAGVGNELDVLRADARLAATEASLPQLQAQQVRAQNRIATLLGQRPEQLQIDLSPKPLPVIAKALPIGNPSELLRRRPDIQAAERQLAAATAEVGVATADLFPRVSLSGFLGFTAGRGSQLGSSAARAWGVAPSISWAAFDLGSVRARLRGAEAEADGALSQYEQQVLLALEESENAFSDYAKRQQRLVSLVRQAEASRAAADQAAIRYREGTVDFLVLLDAERERLAAEDAQAAAEVELYSGIVAIYKALGGGWQPQA from the coding sequence ATGAAAGCCTTTGCCCCCGCCCTCCTGGCCCTGGCGCTGTCGGCCTGCGCCGTCGGCCCGGACTATCGAGCGCCCGTGACCGACCCTGCGCGCATTGCCGCGCTGGAGGCGGCCGATTACGACCGCAGCCGCTTCGAAGCCGCCTGGTGGCAGCAGTTCGACGATCCGACGCTGAACCAGCTGGTGCAGCGTTCGCTGCAGGACAACCGCGAGCTGCGCGTGGCCTTCAACCGCCTGCGTGCGGCTCGGGCGATCCGCGATGACGTGGCCAACGACCGCCTGCCCACCGTCACCAGCCGCGCCAGCGGCGAGTTCGGCAAGGCGCAGCAGCCACCGGTCAGCGAGGAGCGCATCCGTCAGGAACGCTACGACCTGGGCCTGGACATGGCCTGGGAGCTGGACCTGTTCGGCCGCATCCAGCGCCAGCTGGAAGCCAGCGAGGCGCGCATCGAAGTGGCCGAGGCCGACTACTACCAGTTGCAGGTCAGCCTGATCGCCGAACTGGTCGATGCCTACGGCACCCTGCGTGGCGCACAGCTGCGCGAAAGCATTGCCCGCGAGAACCTGAAGAACCAGCAGGACTCGCGCGGCATCACCGAACAGCTGCGCGACGCCGGCGTCGGCAACGAACTGGACGTGCTGCGCGCCGATGCCCGCCTGGCCGCCACCGAAGCCAGCCTGCCGCAACTGCAGGCGCAGCAGGTGCGCGCGCAGAACCGCATCGCCACCCTGCTCGGCCAGCGCCCGGAACAGCTGCAGATCGACCTGTCGCCCAAACCCCTGCCGGTGATCGCCAAGGCCTTGCCCATCGGCAACCCGAGCGAACTGCTGCGCCGTCGCCCGGATATCCAGGCGGCCGAGCGGCAACTGGCGGCGGCCACGGCCGAGGTCGGCGTGGCGACGGCGGATCTGTTTCCGCGGGTCAGCCTCTCCGGCTTTCTCGGCTTTACCGCCGGGCGCGGTTCGCAGCTGGGTTCGTCAGCAGCCCGCGCCTGGGGCGTAGCGCCGAGCATCAGCTGGGCGGCCTTCGACCTGGGCAGCGTACGAGCACGCCTGCGCGGCGCCGAAGCCGAGGCCGATGGCGCGCTGTCGCAGTACGAACAGCAGGTGCTGCTGGCGCTGGAAGAATCGGAAAACGCCTTCAGCGACTATGCCAAACGCCAGCAGCGCCTGGTTTCCCTGGTGCGCCAGGCCGAAGCCAGCCGCGCGGCTGCCGACCAGGCGGCGATTCGTTATCGCGAAGGCACGGTGGACTTCCTCGTTCTGCTGGACGCCGAGCGCGAGCGCCTGGCCGCCGAAGACGCCCAGGCCGCGGCCGAAGTCGAGCTGTACAGCGGCATCGTCGCGATCTACAAGGCGCTCGGCGGCGGCTGGCAGCCACAGGCCTGA
- a CDS encoding AadA family aminoglycoside 3''-O-nucleotidyltransferase gives MNLQISNALTLLHHHLGDNLLAVHLFGSAVSGGLKPASDIDLLVTVRTPLSDSTRKALMTDLLRLSAWPATAHLRPLEVTLLVHDAVRPWRYRPMRELQFGEWLRDELQAGRFEPAMADHDLAILLSKARQHAISLLGPPAAELFEPVPEADMIHALHDTAAQWNGPDDWLGDECNVVLALARIWLTLSSGEIAAKDVAADWLLERLPPEHRPLLETARDVYLGQARDDLAQRPQALAAFIGYARRQIERLRSESANR, from the coding sequence ATGAACCTGCAGATCAGCAATGCCCTCACCCTCCTGCATCATCACCTTGGCGACAACCTGCTGGCGGTGCATCTGTTCGGTTCCGCCGTCAGCGGCGGCCTCAAACCGGCAAGCGACATCGATCTGCTGGTCACCGTCCGCACGCCCCTGAGCGACAGCACACGCAAGGCCCTGATGACCGACCTGCTGAGGCTGTCGGCCTGGCCGGCCACCGCGCACCTGCGCCCGCTGGAGGTGACGCTGCTGGTGCACGACGCCGTGCGGCCCTGGCGTTATCGGCCGATGCGCGAACTGCAGTTCGGCGAATGGCTGCGCGACGAGCTGCAGGCGGGTCGCTTCGAGCCGGCCATGGCTGATCATGACCTGGCCATCCTGCTGAGCAAGGCGCGTCAGCACGCTATCAGCCTGCTGGGCCCGCCGGCTGCCGAACTGTTCGAGCCGGTGCCTGAGGCGGACATGATTCACGCCCTGCACGACACCGCGGCGCAATGGAACGGACCGGACGACTGGCTGGGCGATGAGTGCAACGTGGTCCTGGCCCTGGCACGCATCTGGCTGACGCTGAGCAGCGGCGAGATCGCTGCCAAGGACGTGGCGGCCGACTGGCTGCTCGAGCGCTTGCCCCCTGAGCACCGGCCGCTGCTGGAAACCGCGCGAGACGTCTATCTGGGCCAGGCCAGGGATGACCTGGCTCAGCGGCCCCAGGCACTGGCCGCTTTCATCGGTTATGCCCGGCGCCAGATCGAGCGGCTACGCAGCGAGTCGGCCAACCGATAG
- a CDS encoding MmcQ/YjbR family DNA-binding protein, giving the protein MTPDQIASFCLSLPGAREDLKWGSNRVFSVAGNKMFAILDFLGEDLAFKVDHDLFLGYVDRPGIRPAPYLARAHWVSMSARQLPLGDQELRQLLTRSHQLVVRRLPKRLQPGLLLDE; this is encoded by the coding sequence ATGACGCCCGACCAGATCGCCAGCTTCTGCCTCAGCCTGCCGGGCGCCCGCGAAGACCTCAAGTGGGGCAGCAACCGGGTGTTCTCGGTAGCCGGCAACAAGATGTTCGCCATCCTCGATTTTCTGGGCGAGGATCTGGCCTTCAAGGTCGATCACGACCTCTTTCTCGGCTACGTCGACCGCCCCGGCATTCGCCCCGCGCCCTATCTGGCGCGAGCGCACTGGGTCAGCATGAGCGCCCGCCAGCTACCGCTTGGCGACCAAGAGCTGCGCCAGTTGCTGACCCGTTCCCATCAGTTGGTGGTACGCCGACTGCCCAAGCGCCTGCAGCCCGGTCTGCTACTGGACGAATAG
- a CDS encoding DUF1294 domain-containing protein, with amino-acid sequence MSGNERKGRLRSWDDAKGFGFIQPQDGGAEVFAHISAMRGDRRPQPGDEVLFVAGRDPRGRPRAEHLRLAGELSLDRPAIRRKPKTPGTAAPVVRKAAAKSTHRSSTQGSIHNFSSKALVLALLCILPLLGCVTLFGKGLWWILPLYLLASLLSFLQYWLDKRSAQSGGRRTPENTLHLVELIGGWPGALVAQQTFRHKTRKASYQALFWLIVAAHQLLWIDWLLLDGAYVARHIPLFVQ; translated from the coding sequence GTGAGCGGCAACGAACGCAAAGGGCGCCTGAGAAGTTGGGATGACGCCAAGGGTTTTGGTTTCATCCAGCCGCAAGACGGTGGAGCCGAGGTTTTCGCTCATATCTCGGCGATGCGCGGCGACCGCCGCCCGCAGCCGGGTGACGAGGTGCTGTTCGTCGCCGGGCGTGATCCGCGCGGTCGGCCGCGTGCCGAACACCTGCGCCTGGCCGGTGAACTGAGCCTTGATCGGCCGGCGATCCGGCGCAAACCGAAAACGCCCGGCACGGCGGCACCGGTAGTGCGCAAGGCTGCTGCCAAATCCACACACCGATCATCGACTCAAGGCTCCATCCATAACTTTTCCAGCAAGGCCTTGGTGCTCGCTTTGCTGTGCATCCTGCCATTGCTCGGCTGCGTGACGCTGTTCGGCAAGGGGCTCTGGTGGATATTGCCGCTTTATCTGCTGGCCAGCCTGCTGAGTTTCCTGCAGTACTGGCTGGATAAACGCAGCGCTCAGAGTGGCGGCCGACGCACGCCGGAAAACACCCTGCATCTGGTGGAGCTGATCGGTGGCTGGCCGGGTGCGCTGGTCGCTCAGCAGACCTTCCGCCACAAGACGCGCAAGGCCTCCTATCAGGCGCTGTTCTGGCTGATCGTCGCGGCGCATCAACTGTTGTGGATCGATTGGCTGCTGCTCGACGGCGCCTACGTCGCCCGCCATATCCCGCTATTCGTCCAGTAG
- a CDS encoding undecaprenyl-diphosphate phosphatase, with product MDIWMAFQALILGIVEGLTEFLPISSTGHLIVVGDLLGFNGETATAFKIIIQLGAILAVMWEFRARVLGVVLGLRSEPRAQRFTFNLLLAFIPAVVFGLAFADLIEHWLFNPITVATALIVGGIIMLWAEKREHAIQAESVDDMTWKLALKVGFAQCLALIPGTSRSGATIIGGLVFGLSRKAATEFSFFLAMPTMIAATVYSLFKYRDILQWSDLPIFAIGFVSTFIVAMITVRALLKFIANHSYAVFAWYRIAFGLVILATWQLHLIDWSTAQP from the coding sequence ATGGATATCTGGATGGCCTTTCAGGCCCTGATCCTGGGCATAGTGGAAGGCCTGACCGAGTTCTTGCCAATTTCCAGCACCGGTCACCTGATCGTGGTCGGCGATCTGCTGGGCTTCAACGGAGAAACCGCTACAGCGTTCAAGATCATCATCCAGCTCGGCGCCATTCTGGCGGTGATGTGGGAATTCCGCGCGCGGGTGCTCGGTGTGGTGCTGGGGCTGCGCAGCGAGCCGCGTGCGCAGCGCTTCACCTTCAACCTGCTGCTGGCCTTCATTCCGGCTGTGGTTTTCGGCCTGGCCTTTGCCGATCTGATCGAACACTGGCTGTTCAATCCGATCACGGTGGCCACCGCCTTGATCGTGGGCGGCATCATCATGCTCTGGGCGGAGAAACGTGAGCACGCCATCCAGGCCGAGTCGGTCGATGACATGACCTGGAAGCTGGCGCTGAAGGTCGGCTTCGCGCAATGCCTGGCGCTGATTCCGGGAACATCCCGTTCCGGGGCGACCATCATCGGCGGGCTGGTGTTCGGCCTGTCGCGCAAGGCGGCCACGGAGTTCTCCTTCTTTCTGGCGATGCCGACCATGATCGCCGCCACGGTCTACTCGCTGTTCAAGTACCGCGACATCCTGCAGTGGAGCGATCTGCCGATTTTTGCCATCGGCTTCGTCAGCACCTTCATCGTGGCGATGATCACCGTGCGCGCCTTGCTCAAGTTCATCGCCAATCACAGCTATGCCGTGTTCGCCTGGTACCGCATTGCCTTCGGTCTGGTGATTCTCGCCACCTGGCAACTGCACCTGATCGACTGGAGCACGGCGCAACCGTGA
- a CDS encoding methyl-accepting chemotaxis protein translates to MNSLRSLPISRRLWLILALAILMLVLQGAYMLRQINLDLYASKAEKTEHVVQSAAGILKHYQGLESAGSLSREEAQKQAMEVIRGLRYDGQEYFWINDQTPVMLMHPMNAKLEGQNLSGFKDPDGKALFNEMVAITRSQGAGQVDYRWPKPGATDPVPKISYVELFQPWGWIIGSGVYVDDVQAEFRTQAMRAVGMGLLIVLLLTALVVLITRSIAQPLQIAVDAMANIASGEGDLTRNLDTHGRDELTALATHFNAFTDKLRRVIGQLLESAGSLDQAARSLGDISSEAQRHSQQQAQQMELVATAVNEVTYGVQDVAKNAEHASSEMHTAEEQASQGQQNINASLRQIDQLSGTIDKAVEVIQSLASESTQIGSVLEVIRSIAEQTNLLALNAAIEAARAGEQGRGFAVVADEVRLLAQRTQQSTAEIQGMIERLQSNSEAAVKVIHDSSRASQLTVEQASQAGESLAQIAQSLRNLTGLNASIASATLQQSHVVEDINQNVTQTAALAHNTAEAAEQSSAASQHLKQLADQLGRLLGQFRI, encoded by the coding sequence ATGAACAGTTTGCGTAGTCTTCCCATCAGCCGTCGTCTGTGGCTGATTCTGGCGCTGGCCATCCTGATGTTGGTGCTTCAGGGCGCCTATATGCTGCGGCAGATCAATCTCGATCTGTACGCCAGCAAGGCCGAGAAGACCGAGCACGTGGTGCAGAGCGCGGCCGGCATCCTCAAGCATTACCAGGGCCTGGAAAGCGCCGGCAGCCTGAGCCGCGAGGAAGCGCAGAAGCAGGCGATGGAAGTCATCCGCGGTCTGCGCTACGACGGCCAGGAGTACTTCTGGATCAATGACCAGACCCCGGTCATGCTCATGCATCCGATGAATGCCAAGCTCGAGGGGCAGAACCTTTCCGGTTTCAAGGATCCGGACGGCAAGGCGCTGTTCAACGAGATGGTCGCCATCACCCGCAGCCAGGGCGCTGGCCAGGTCGACTACCGCTGGCCGAAACCTGGCGCCACTGACCCGGTACCGAAGATCTCCTACGTCGAACTCTTTCAGCCCTGGGGCTGGATCATCGGCTCCGGCGTGTATGTGGACGATGTCCAGGCCGAATTCAGGACGCAGGCGATGCGTGCGGTGGGCATGGGTCTGCTGATCGTGCTGCTGCTGACCGCTCTGGTCGTGCTGATTACCCGCAGTATCGCGCAGCCCTTGCAAATAGCGGTAGACGCCATGGCCAACATCGCCAGCGGTGAAGGCGATCTGACCCGCAACCTCGACACTCATGGCCGCGACGAACTCACTGCCCTGGCCACGCATTTCAATGCCTTTACCGACAAGCTGCGTCGGGTGATCGGCCAGCTGCTCGAATCCGCCGGCTCGCTGGATCAGGCCGCGCGCTCGCTGGGTGACATTTCCAGCGAAGCACAGCGACACAGCCAGCAACAGGCGCAGCAGATGGAGCTGGTGGCCACGGCGGTCAACGAAGTGACCTATGGCGTGCAGGACGTGGCGAAGAACGCCGAGCATGCCTCCAGCGAAATGCATACGGCCGAAGAACAGGCCAGCCAGGGCCAGCAGAACATCAATGCCAGCCTGCGCCAGATCGACCAGCTTTCCGGGACCATCGACAAGGCCGTGGAGGTGATCCAGTCGCTGGCCAGCGAAAGCACGCAGATCGGCAGCGTGCTGGAGGTGATCCGCTCGATCGCCGAACAGACCAACCTGCTCGCCCTGAATGCCGCCATCGAAGCGGCCCGCGCCGGCGAGCAGGGTCGCGGCTTCGCCGTGGTCGCCGACGAGGTCCGCTTGCTGGCACAGCGCACGCAGCAGTCCACCGCCGAGATCCAGGGCATGATCGAACGCCTGCAGAGCAATTCCGAGGCGGCGGTCAAGGTCATCCATGACAGCAGCCGTGCGTCACAATTAACGGTGGAACAGGCAAGCCAGGCTGGCGAAAGTCTGGCGCAGATCGCACAATCGCTGCGCAATCTGACCGGGCTCAACGCCTCGATCGCCAGCGCCACCCTGCAGCAGTCGCACGTGGTGGAAGACATCAATCAGAACGTCACGCAGACGGCCGCTCTCGCCCATAACACGGCCGAAGCCGCCGAACAGTCGAGTGCGGCCAGCCAGCATCTGAAACAGCTGGCCGATCAGCTCGGTCGCCTGCTGGGACAGTTCCGCATATGA
- the pnuC gene encoding nicotinamide riboside transporter PnuC, translating into MSWLELIAAGLGILAVWLTVRQNPWCWPIGLIMVLLYAWLFYDWRLYSNLLLQVLFAALQLYGWWQWTRGGERHDGRTVSRLRPAGVLTGLLAGSIGALALGYLMATHTDASSPWLDAALTAFSLVAQLWMAQKRLQCWALWVVVDLCYVAFFLHSGLYLTAALYAAFTLLAISGWLSWRRDPAIWGSR; encoded by the coding sequence ATGTCCTGGCTCGAACTGATTGCCGCCGGGCTCGGCATCCTTGCGGTCTGGCTGACGGTGCGGCAGAACCCCTGGTGCTGGCCCATCGGCCTGATCATGGTGCTGCTCTACGCCTGGCTGTTCTACGACTGGCGGCTGTATTCCAACCTTCTGTTGCAGGTGCTGTTCGCTGCGTTGCAACTCTATGGCTGGTGGCAATGGACCCGCGGCGGCGAGCGGCATGACGGGCGCACCGTCAGTCGCCTGCGGCCGGCCGGCGTGCTCACGGGGCTGCTGGCGGGCAGCATCGGCGCGCTGGCGCTGGGCTACCTGATGGCCACCCATACCGATGCCAGCTCGCCCTGGCTGGACGCCGCTCTCACCGCCTTCAGTCTGGTCGCACAGTTATGGATGGCGCAGAAGCGCCTGCAGTGCTGGGCACTGTGGGTGGTGGTGGACCTGTGCTACGTGGCGTTCTTCCTGCACAGCGGCCTGTACCTGACCGCCGCGCTGTACGCCGCGTTCACCCTGCTGGCCATCAGCGGCTGGCTGAGCTGGCGTCGCGACCCGGCCATCTGGGGCAGTCGATGA